Genomic window (Acidimicrobiales bacterium):
GCTCATCATGTAGCCGATGCCCGCCGTCGAGGCGAGGAACTCGGCGACGATCACGCCGACGAGGCCGAGGCCGACCGACAGCCGGATGCCGGTCATGATCGACGGCACGGCCGCCGGCAGCAGGACCGTGCGGAACATGTCCCAGCGGCTCACGCCGAGGGAGCGAGCCATCTCGACCAAGGTCGGGTCGACGGTCCGCACGCCGTTCGCGGTGTTGACGAGGACCGGGAACACCGCGAGCAGGAACACGATGGCGACCGACGCCTTCACCCCGATCCCGAACCACACGATGATGATCGGGATGAGCGCGATGCGCGGCGCCGCGTACGCGAAGCTGATCAGGTAGTCGAGGGCGTAGTTCACCCGCCGGTACCAGCCGATGGCGAAGCCGATGACGACGCCCGCGACCACCGACAGCGCGAAGCCGATGGCGAAGGCGAGGCCCGTCGCCCCGATGTCGCGCCCGAAGGCGGCCGACGTCACGTAGTGGTAGCCGGCGCGCGCGACGAGCGACGGCGAGCTCGCGAAGAGCGGGTTCACCACGCCGAGGTCGGAGCACACCTGCCAGGCGGCGATGACGACCACGATGCTCGCGAGGCCGAGCAGGACGCGCTCGTGGCGACGGTAGAAGCTCGGCCGGCCGCGGGACTCGAGCGCCGAGGCGTAGCGCGGCTCGCCCTGCCCGAGGAGCTGCTCTGCGGCCATGGACCCGGCACGTGCCATCACGCGGCCCTCCCCCTCGCTCGGTCGATCCCCGACACGGACCGCCCTCCTGCCCGCTCGACTCGTCCCGCGTGCGCGCGGCGGCCCACCGTCACGGCCCCTCCTCGGTCGGGCGCCGCTGCAGGACGAGCCGGGACGGGTACCGGCGGGAGTGGTGGTAGGTGTCGGTGCCCCACTTCTCCCCGTAGATGATCTGCACGTAGTCGAGCACCTGCGAATCCGCGTTCGAGAGCTCGAGCACCAGCCGCTCGCCGGGTGAGACGACGAACGAGTACGGCAGGAGCTCGATCTCGAGCTCGTAGACCTCCCCCGGCTCGACCGGCAGCGCGCGCTCGTGGCGGTGGAACGGCCGCAGGTCGGTGCTCAGGCTCGGGTCGAGCTCGCGGTGCGAGGCGCGCAGCCACCCCGCGGCGACCCGGCGCGCGCCGCGCTGGTCGCCGTGGGCGGGAACCACGCTCAGCTTGGCGGCCACGTCGAAGTCCTGCTGGTCGCTCGAGGCGAAGAGGACCACCTTGCCGTCGCCGGTGAACTCGCAGGCCTCGCGAAACGGGCCCGAGGCGAACGTGTTCACCCGCGCGAGGTGGTCGAGCGCTCCCTCCTCGATCGTCGTCGTGCCGAGCATCCACCGCTCGTCGGGGTACGACCATGAGGTCGCGTCCGGCCCGCGCTCCGGGACCTCGTCGACGAGGCTGCCGTCGTTGAGCGACCGGAGCGCACCCGACCGCTCGCCCGACAGGAACCAGGTCACGACCTGCGCGTCCTCGGGCGGCCACGAGCGAGCCGTGCGCAGGCCCGGCCGGCCGGGGATCTTGTAGCGGACGGGCGGGAGGTCCTCCACGCCGGTCTCGACCCCCTTCAGGTAGCGCTCGTACCACGGGAGGATCTCCGCCTCGTGGAACGAGCGCGTCGAGTACAGCTGGAAGGCCTCCCGCGAGCTCATCGCATCGACGACGAGCAGCTTGCGCGGGCCAGCGACGCGGTTGAAGCCGACGACGTTGCCGCGCAGGTGCAGGCCCGCCTTCCCCCAGCAGCCGATGGACAGGACCGGGATGGTGACGCGGTCGAGCTCCCAGAAGGGCGCGCGGCGCCGCTGCCACTCGTCGTCGAAGGGGTGGGACAAGATGTTCGCGATCAGCTTGTACCGATCGCTCCCGAAGACGTCGTGGCCCTGGTCCTGGTGGCGGCTCAGGACGCTCGTGTACCAGTTCGACACGAAGTTCGTCGTCGGGATGCCGCCGTGGTACATCCAGTCGCGGTACATGTCGGTCGCGCCGTCGTAGGCGACGATCGTGGCGAGGTGCGGCGGGCACGTGCGCGCCACGTTCCACTGGCTCCAGCAGAACGCCGACTGGCCGATCATGCCGACGCGGCCCGTGCTCCACGGTTGGGTGGCCACCGTCTCGATGACGTCGTGCACGGCGAGCCCCTCCTCACGCGAGACGAGGTCCCACGCGCCCTCCGAGCGCCCCGTGCCGGGCACGTCGACAGCAACGAAGGCGTAGCCGCGCTCGAGGTACAGGTCGATCGGCCCCGTCTCGCGGAAGGGGAACGCCCAGTAGGCGGGGAGCCCGATGAGCGCCTTCTGGTACGGGGACGCCGCGAGCAGCACCGGGAACGGGCCGCTGCCCTCGGGGAGGTAGGCGTCGGCGCGCACCACCGTGCCGAAGCGCGAGGTCACCTCGAGCTCGATCGGTTCGGGGAGCCACGCCGGCCGGCGCGTTGCAGCCATCGCCTCAGCTCGCCGGCCTCACGCCCGCGGTCGGGCGCGTACGCTCCCCTGCGGCGGCCGGCGCGACGGCGCCGCGGCCGACCGGGCGGTCTCCTCCGTCGGGGTCAACCCGAAGTCGCCTCCGCTTGGAACCATCCCTCTCGCAGCACCTGCCAGATCGACTCGACGACCTCGGTGAACTCCAGGCTGTGCCGCTTGGCGGGGTTGCGGCGCAGGTCCCGGTCGACCTCGACGATCGAGCGGACGGTGCTGCGCGGACCGGGCGAGAGCACGACGACCTTGTCCGAGAGGTAGACCGCCTCGTCGATCTGGTGGGTGACGAGCACGGCGGTCTTCCTCGTCTGCTCCCAGATGCGCAGCAGCTCGTCGCCCATGTGCTCGCGCGTCTGGCGGTCGAGCGCCGAGAACGGCTCGTCGAGGAGGAGCAGCTCGGGGTCGACGGCGAGCGCGCGCGCGAGGTTGATCCGCTGCTGCATCCCGCCGGAGAGCTCGTGGGGGTACGCGTTGCGGAACGCCGCCAGGCCGACGAGCTCGAGCATCTGCGTCGTCCGCTCGTCGATCTCGTCGCGGGGCAGGCGGCGGGCCTCGAGGCCGAACGCCACGTTGCGGGCGACGCTGCGCCACGGCAGGAGCGCCGGCGACTGGAACACGACGGCGCAGGTCCTCGCGGGGCCCGTGACGCGCTCGCCGTTCCAGGTGATCGAGCCGCGGGCGTAGGGGACGAGCCCCGCGACGGCGCGCAGCAGGGTCGACTTCCCGCAGCCGGTCGGCCCGATCACGGACACGAACGATCCCCGGTCCGCGGTGAACGACACGTCCTGCACCGCCTGGTACCAGCTCTCGTGGCGCGGCACGTAGTACTCGATGCCGACGCGCTCCACGACGAGGCCGCTGCGACGCGAGGCGCCTCCCGGCTGGGCGCCGTCGTAGCGCTCCGGCGCGATCGCGCTGTCGCCGCTCTGCACGCCCGTGCTCATCGCCTCGGCGCCTCGGGAGCCGCGTCCTGGTACAGCCGTACCACCACCCGCTGGCAGCACTCTACATCGGCTCGTTCCGGACGCGGCGCGCACGACGGGTGCCCGCGGATGGCGGGCACCCGTCGCGAGGGCCGGCGCCCCGACGGTCCTGGCTCGGCCGGGCGTCCCGTCCGCCGGGATCGGCACCGGTGCGCGCCCCGTCCCTTCAGGGAGCCGGCGCGCACCGCCCGAGCCGCCTTCGAGCTCCGACGCCGCCGTTCCCGGCGCGCCGCGGGAAGTCGCTCCGACGGCCGCGCTGCTGCGCTGCCGCCCACGAGCCGGATCCGGTCACGAGCGCCTCGGCGCGCAGAGCTTCGGGCACCCGAGCTCCTTGTACGCCCGCGCTGCCATCGTCGTCGACCAGAACGAGGCGATGTCCGCTTCGCTCAGGGACTTGCCGGTGGACAGGCTCGTGAGCGCCGCGTCGTTCGCGAGCTCCGCCTTCGTCGGGACCGGGTTGAGCTGGTAGACGTGGATGATGTCGTTGTAGAGCAGCTTCGCCTGCGCCTTGGTGTAGCCGAAGAGCGACTGGATGAGCTTCTCGGTGCGCGCCGGCTGCGTGAGCACGAGCTTCACGCCCTCGAGGATCGACTTGATGAGGCCCAGCACCACCGTGCCGTGCTGGACGAGGAACGACCTCGACACGGCGAGACCCGAGTACCCACCGGTCGGCCCGGCCTGGAGCGGGGTGACGAGGATCTTGGCGCCCCGGACCTTGGACACGGCCGTGACGACGTTGTCGAAGGAGAGGAAGATCGCCTGGGCCTGGCCCGAGATGAAGGCCGTCTCCTGAGCCGTCTCCGTGCCCAGTGACAGGATGTTCACCTTCCCGAACACGCCCGCCTTCACGAGCAGCTGCTTCAACGTGACGTAGGGCGAGGACCCGACCGGAGAGGTGACGATCGTCTTGCCGGCGAGCTGCGCGACGGAGCTGATCCCGGGCGCGACGCCGAGGCCCGCGTCGTCGCGGTTCTCCACGGTCATGACGTCGACGACCGGTGCGCCGCCGAGGGCGGCACGCAGGACCGTGCCGGTGAGCGGGGTGGCCTGGAACGTGCCCGAGACGAGGCCCGGCACGATCGCTGGGACCGACACCGTGTCGAAGGTCACCTTGATGCCGTTGTCGCGGAAGTAGCCGGCGCGGTTCGCGAGGTAGAGGAAGCCCCAGTCGACCGAGGCGCCCGGCAACGCGAACGTCACCGGGAAGAGCGAGCGCGGCTTCGCCTTCTTCTTGTGGACGAGCGTCTTGTGTCCGGCCGCGCCTCGCGCCTTCGCCCGCCCGCTCGCGGCACTCGCGAGGGGCGCGAAGGTGAGGAGCGCGCCGAGCGCCGTGCACGCCGCCAGCAGCACGACGAGACCCCGGTGACCGACGCGGCGCGCGCGGCCGCGCGACACCGCCGTCCTCGGTTGCGTACTCGACGGCACGGTCATGGTGCACCACCCCCCGAGGCCACGCTCGGTGCCAACGTGGCCTGCTCTGAGCCTTCGTTAACGTGATTGTAACTCAGTCGGAATCAAAATGTCACGGATCCCTGGCAACGAGGGACGCCGACTCCGGCGGCGAGCTCCGCCGCCGCAGCTCTGGCGACGTCTCGGCGCGCGGTAGCTCACCGCATCTAGATCGTGCATGGTTCGTGACGAAAGGATGGCCTTGCCCTTCTCCTGCAGCGTAGACGTGGAGTGTGCACGGCTCCACCAGCAATCCACTGAACGGAACGAAAACCTCGGATCCCTCCAGCACGCACGACGACGCGCGCCGGCCCACGATCGCGCGACGACGCGGGTCGCCCGCGAGCTGCGCACCTCCGAGGCGGTGCCGTCGCCGGTCGCCGCGCCAGCGCGAGCGGCCGGCGCCCGCAGCGCTCATGCCGCGTAGATGTAGCGCGCCGGATCGGCCGCGTAGTCGGCGTAGGACCCTTCGCAGGAGATGCCCGGGATCCTCGGTACCCACTCGAGCGCCAGGAGCTCGTCGGGGTCGCCGTGCGCTGCCGCGAGCTCGCGCACCCGTGGGTCGTCGAGGGCGGTGATGTGGCCGTCTCGCACGAGCGTGACGTCCCGCCCCTTCGCCGTCGTGAGCACCATCGTCGGGAAGAGCAGGTGGACGTGCAGGTGACCGTAGGGGACCTGGTTCGCCGCGGCCCACTGCTCCGTCTCGGAGCGCCAGGCCGTCCCGACGCCGACGTGGATCACGCCGGCGCGTCGCCGCTCCCACTCGAAGCCGCCGGACGAGCGCATCTTCACGTTCGACGGGCGGCAGATCTTCGGGTTCGTCCCGAGCGCGACCTCGAGCGGCCAGAACATCCCCGGCCTCGGGTAGCCGGGGTAGAGGATCGACCGGGTCTCCTCGAGCAGCGCCCGCCACCCGTCGCCGTAGGCGCCGCCGCCGCGGATCTCCTGGACGACCCCGCCCTCGACCTCGAGCTCGATGCGCGGGAAGGCGCGCTCGAAGTGGCTCGTCGTCCCGGCGATGACGCCGCGGGTGTCGTGGGACTCGAGGAACGGCGGCAGCGGGTGGAGGTGGAGGTGGCCGAGGACGGGATCGGGAACGCCGAACTTGGAGTGCCGGCCGTCGAAGTACCCCGGCAGGAGCGAGTACCTGAGGTCGGTCCCCTCGGGGTCGGTGAGGTGGATGCTGCCCCCTGGCCCGTCCTCGAGGAGGCGTTCCCAGACGAGGTTGTTGACGAGCAGGTGGACGTCGTTCGGGAAGGTCGACGCGCGCGAGAGGAAGTGCTCCCTGCCGAGCCAGGGGAAGTGCTCGTAGCGGTAGGCCGTCCGGGGGATGGGCCCGCCCTTGCCGTGGATCAGGAGGTCGTAGCCCTCGCGCTCCGCGAGGCGCTCGATGCGCGGCAGGCCCTCCCAGCGCCTCGGGTCGTCGAGCCAGTGCCCCCGGCGGATGCTGACGCGGATCTCGTCGCACGGCTCGAACTCCCGGTCCGGCTCCGCCGTCGTCTGCACCACGTCCACGAAGGCGCCGGCCTCGCGAAGCGCCGTGGCCATGGCCCCCACCACCTCGAGGTCGAACTCCGTGTCGACGGCGAGCAGGATGCGGTCCCCGCGCCGCACCGGTCCGTAGCCGATGAACCCCACGGAGACGGACCGGCGCCCCTCGTGGCGGACGAGGTAGCGGGCGACGCCAAGCAGGTCGCTCGTCTCGAGGAACGTCGCCCGCTCGCCTCGAGCGACCGTCGTGGTGGCCGTCGCCTGCGCTGGGTTCGCGGTCTCCTCACACACCGTCATCGCCTCCCCCGCCGGCCGCCCGGCGACGGCCCAGCGCCACTCCTCCGGGATCCGCCCGGCCTGCTCCCGGCGCGATCCGAGGGCTCACTCGATCTCGCCGACGATCTCGCGGTACTCGGCGAAGATCCTCGGGTCCTCGTCCTCGTACTCGATGGCGGTCCCCCCAGCCTTGATGCTCGTGCGGGTCGGCACGATGTCCCGATCGGCGCCGATGCGCAGCCCGGCGGCGAAGCCGACGGGATGGTCGGTACTGCCGTAGCGGATGGCGATCTGGCGCGCCGGCTCGGAACCGGTGTTGAAGTGCTGGTGGAACCACTGGTCCGGGGGACAGAACGCCGAGCCGACCTGCCACTTGACGCGCACGACCTTGTCCTGGTGGCCCGACTCGAAGGGACGGAGCCCCACCTGGCTCGGCCACATGAGGGTGTAGCCCTCCGAGCGCACGATGAGGAGCACGGCGCCGGCGCTGTGGTAGTGCGCCTTCTGGCGGTGCCGAGGCGGCCACTCGGCGAGGTGCCCGGCGAGGACGTTCTCCGCCATCTCGAATGCCGTGATCCGCACGCCGGACCCCCGGCGCTCGTCCGTGTCGATCGGGACCTCGACGACGTCCTTGATGACGTTGGAGCGCATCGCACGCACGCCGGAGGCGGCGACGAGGCGCTCGTGCCGGGCGCTGAAGCCGCTCGAGGGCGCGAAGCGGGAGGAGAAGTGGTAGTCGTTCTCGAAGACGAAGCGGCGATCGTGGAACAGGTCGAGCACCATCGGCGCGGTCGTCACGCTCGTGAAGATCGCCGGGCGCGGCCCGGTGTTCCGCAGCGTGTACCAGCAGTTGAGCGGCGTGGAGAAGAGGCTGTAGCGCTGCCACGAGAAGCGATCGCGCTCAGCCGGACCGGCGCCCGGCGCCCAGACCTCCGCTTCGCCCTCGCCCTCGAAGACCAGGATCACCTGCTCGTAGAGGTGCCGCAGGGGACGCGTCTCCTCCCCGGGGCCGAGCTCGGCGACGAACATGCCCGTGAAGGCCTCCATGCCGTAGAGCTGGATGAAGGCCGCCTTGCAGCCGAGGAGGGCCCAGTGCGACCGCTCGATCCTCCGCACGTCCTCCACGCCGAAGCCGTAGACGATGGGGATTTCCTGGTCCGCCATCCACCGTTCGTACTCCGTCACGGGCTTGACCGTGGTGCCGGGGCTCGTCGAGTGCGCCGCTGCGGTCATGCCGAACCTCCTTCCGAAAAGCGCGTGGCGCGCGAGCGGCACGCGAGCCGCAGCGTCGCGCGTCGCCGAGCGAGGCGCACGGACGCCGTCCCCCGCGCGGGTCGATCCCTCGTCGACAGATAGCGCTGAGGGCGCGTGCTGTACAGGACGCCGTGTCGCCCATTGGACCTGGCGTCGCGTTTCGACCAGCGGATCTCCGCGGACGAGCTCGGCGGGTGCGTGTGCTGCAATGGCGGTGAGCCAGGCCGCGGGCGCGTCGAGCGCCGCCGCGGCGACCCGAGGACAGCCCGGAGGGAACATGGACGAGCAGGGACGACGCGTCCGACGCTTCGAGGCGCCGCCGACCATCCGGTCGCTCTTCATGCTCGAGACCTGCGCGTCGATGATCTCGGACCGCAAGAGGCCGAGCTTCGGCAACCAGGTCGAGATCTCCATGCGCCGTCAGGGCGAGACGGCCTGGCGCGCCCGGTTCCTCGCCAGCGACAACCCGACCGGCATCGACGCGGTCGCCCGGCGCGAGGCCGACCTCGCGATCATCAACCCCTCCGTGGTGCTCACCCTCGCCTACCGCGGCACGAGCGCCTACCGCCGCCCCCTCCCGCTGCGGGCGATCACCGTGCTGCCCCAGCGCGACTTCGTACTCCTCGCCGTGAAGGCCGGCACCGGCCTCACCTACCTGGAGGAGCTCGCGGAGGAGCGGGTCCCGCTGCGGCTGTCGCTGCGGGGCCAGGAGCCAAACCACTCCATCCACCTCGTGCTCGCCGACATCCTCGCCGCTGCAGGGTGCCCGCTCCATCGCCTCGAGAGCTGGGGCGGGCGCGTCTGCTACGACCCCGGCCTCGGCGACGCGCCGGGCCGCCTGGGCGGGGTGGTCGCCGGCGAGCGCGACGCCATCTTCGACGAGGCCTTCCCGGTCTGGGCGGGGCCGGCGCTCGAGGCAGGGATGACCTTCCTCTCGCTGCGCGAGGAGACGATCGCCAAGCTCACCGCCCTCGGGTACCGTCACGCCACGATCACGCCGGAGCTGTGCCCGGGCCTCGTGGGCGAGGTGCAGGCCATCGACTTCAGCGGGTGGGCGGTCTTCTGCCACGCCGAGGCGAGCGAGGAGCTCGTCGAACGGCTCTGTGTCGCCATCGTCGACCGCTTCGACCGCATCCCGTGGGACGGTCCCGGTCCCCTGCCGCTCGAGCGGATGTGCGGGACCTTCCCCGAGGCGCCCCTCGACGTCCCGCTCCACCCGGTCGCGGAGCGCTTCTGGCGCGAGCGCGGCTACCTGTAGCAAGGGGGGTCCGAGCTCACTCCCCCGCCTCGCGCGCCCGCGCGAGGTCTGGGTGCGGCTCGGCGAAGTCGATCCGGTCGGCGAGCACCTGTGCGTGGCTCGTGATGACCTGGTCGGACGCCTCCACCTGCAGGATCTCGAGCACCTCGTCCCCGACGCGCTCGAACCAGTACGGGAAGCCCCTCGGGACGAGCACGCCCTCGTTGGGCCCGAGCTCCGCGACGACCTCGTCACCGGTCGTGTAGAAGCGCGCCCGGCCGCTCAGCACGAACCAGAAGCCGTCCAGGTGGCGGTGCGCGTGGAGGTTCGTCTCGCCCCCCGACCCGACGCTCTGCACCGCCGCCACGAGCAGGTCGGAGCGGCAGAGCCGGTCGACGCGCTTGCGCGTCGTGAGCGGCTGGCGCTCGAAGCGGAAGACCGTCGCCTGCGGCTCGGGCGCGTCGCTCGCCGGGGGGGTCATCGGGCCGAGGCGGTGGACAGCGCCGGCGCCGGCGGGCGAACGTCTCGGGCCTCCCGGACCTGACGCAGCAGGGAGAGGGAGGGCGTGCCCGTCGAGGCCAGGCGTGCCGAGATCCCCTGGGCGGTCCGCCGTACGTGGTCGGCCAGGCGGTCGAGGTCGAAGCGCGGCGCCGAGGGTCCGGTGACCGAGATCGCCAGCGCCGTGGCCCTCGACGGGTCGACGACGGGCGCCGCGACGCAGTGGATCCCGAGGTGGAACTCGCCCCGGTCGAAGGCGACGCCGCTGCGGCGCACCTCGTCGATCTCGGCGACGAGGCGCCGCTCGTCGGTGATCGTGTAGCGCGTGTAGCGGCGGAGCCCGGCCTCGATCGTGGCGCGCAGCACCTCAGGCGGCGAGGCCGCGAGCAGCGCCTTGCCGAGCGCCGTGCAGTAGAGGGGGCGTCTCCCGCCGATGCGGGTGGCTGCGATGTTCGTGTTGCCGCACAGCTTGTCGAGGTAGAGGACCTCCGTGCCGGCGCGCATCGCGAGGTGGACGGTCTCGTGGGTGATCTCGAAGAGGTTGCGCTCGAAGCGCTGGGTGAGGTCGCGCAGGCGGACGGCCTCCGGCACGCCCGCCCCGAGCTCGAAGAGACGGATGCCGGGGCGGTAGTTGCGCCCGTCGCGAGAGACGACGCCGATCGCGCAGAGCTGCGACAGGAGCCGGTAGGCCGTGGGCTTGGCGAGGTTCGACCGCTCCGCGAGCGCCGCGAGCGAGAGGCTCGCGCCGTCGGACCCGAACGCCTCCAGCAGCCGGAACGCCCGGTCGAGCACCGAGCTGCCGCTCTCGCGCTTTGAGCACCGCATGCTCACCCCCGGTCCCGATGGCCGCCCGCCAACCCCCACGGGTGCGGCTCATTTCTGATGTGCGGGAATTATATCTCAAAAAATGGGATTGTATAGGCCGTCACGCGCCGGGCCGCCAGGCGCGGCGCGTCACGCGAGCAGGGCGAGGGGGTTGCCCGACACCGCGGCGAGACGCGGCGCCGTCTCGCCACGAGCGTCACGGTCGCGCCCGAGCGTCGGCGAGCGCCGCGCGCCTCGTCCCGCGCTCCGGTCGGATCCGCCGACTCGGCGGCCGCGCGACGCACGCCGCGCGCCGGCGCCGAGGACGGAACGGAGGCCGCCTCGGGGCTCAGGCCCCCGCCGGGGAGGCCTGGGCTGCTGCGAGGCTCGCGGCGATGTCGATGATCTGGTCCTCCTGGCCACCGACGAGCCGGGCCGCGCCGCAGCGCAGGATGATCTCCGCGCCGGAGACGCCGTAGCGATCGGCGGCGTCGTAGGCGTGGCGCAGGAAGCTCGAGTAGACCCCGGCGTAGCCCATGAGGAGCGCGAGGCGCGACAGGCGCGGCTCCTCGCGCATGACCGGGAGCACGACGTCCTCGGCGACGTCGAACATCGCGAGGGCGCTGACGCCCGTTCGTATCCCGAGCTTGTCGCAGACCGCGACGAGCGCCTCCGTCGGGGTGTTGCCGGCTCCGGCCCCGAAGCGCCGGGTGCAGCCGTCGACCTGGCTCGCACCCGCCGAGATGGCGATGATGGTGTTCGCGACGCCGAGGTCGAGGTTCTCGTGGCCGTGGAAGCCGACGGTCGCGTCGGCGCCGAGCTCGGCGCGCAGCGCCTCGATGCGCTCGGCGACCTCGTCGAGCACGAGCGCGCCGGCCGAGTCCGTCACGTAGACGCACTGGCACCCGGCGTCGGCCATGATGCGGGCCTGCCGGGCGAGGACCTCGGGCGGCTGGCTGTGCGCCATCATGAGGAACCCCACGGTCTCGAGCCCGAGGTCGCGCGCCAGCCCGAAGTGCTGGATCGCGATGTCGGCCTCCGTGCAGTGCGTGGCGACGCGCAGCACGCTCGCCCCGAGGTCGGCGACCGCCTCGATGTCCTCCCTCGTCCCCACCCCGGGCAGGAGGAGGCAGGCGATCTTCGCCCGCTTGGCGCTCTCCACGGCGGCCTTCACGAGGACGCGCTCGTCGACGGCCGAGAACCCGTAGGTGAACGACGACCCGCCGAGCCCGTCCCCGTGGGAGACCTCGATGACGGGGACGCCGGCGCCGTCGAGGGCCGAGACGATCCGCCGCACCTCGTCGACCGTGAAGCGATGGCGCACGTGGTGCGAGCCGTCGCGCAGGCTCGAGTCCGTGATGCGGACGTCGATCTCGCTCGAGTAGGGCGCTGCGACGCGTGCGGGCATCACGCCGCTCCCACGAGGTGCGACGCGAGCTCCTCCCCGACGCGCGTCGCGGCCGCCGTCATGATGTCGAGGTTGCCCGCGTACGGCGGGAGGTAGTCGCCGTTCCCCTCGACCTCGATGAGGATCGCGACACGGTCCTCGGTGAACTGCGGCTCCTGGCGCAGACGGTAGCCCGGCACGTAGCCCTGGACCTCGGCGACCATCGCCGCGATCGACTCGGCGATCTTGGCGCGGTCGGCCCCCTCGGGGAGCGAGCAGAAGATCGTGTCGCGCATGATGAGCGGCGGCTCGGCCGGGTTGAGGATGATGATCGCCTTGCCGCGCCGGGCGCCGCCGATCTCGGAGATCGCCTGGGCGGTCGTCTGCGTGAACTCGTCGATGTTGGCTCGCGTCCCCGGTCCCGCGGAGCGGGACGCCACCGTCGCGACGATCTCCGCGTACTCGACCTCGGTGACGCGCGCGACGGCGTGCACCATGGGCACAGTCGCCTGGCCGCCGCACGTCACCATGTTGATGTTCCACTTGTCGAGGTGCTCGGTCAGGTTGACCGGCGGGATGACGTAGGGGCCGCAGGCTGCCGGCGTGAGGTCGATGGCGCGGATCCCGGCCTCCTCGTAGCGCGGCGCGTTGGCGGCGTGGATGCGCGCGGACGTCGCCTCGAACACGATGGCGGGCAGCTCGGCGCGCGACAGGAGCCAGTCCACCCCCTCGTGCGAGGCCTCCAGGCCGTACGAGCGCGCACGCGCGAGGCCGTCGCTCGCCGGGTCAACGCCGACGACGTAGCGCAGCTCGAGCTGCCGCGAGCGCCGCAGCTTCTCCATCAGGTCGGTGCCGATGTTGCCCGATCCAACGATCGCGCAGGTCGGTCTCGTCATCGCACGTGCACTCCTCGTCGAGCAGGTACGTCGAGTGGTCGATCGGGTACGTCGGGTCGGTCACTCGAAGGCAACCGCCACCTCCCCGAGCGAGCCGAAGCGGGCGACGATGCGGTCGCCGGCAGCGACGGCCACCGCGCTCGTGCACGATCCCGGCATCACGACCTCGCCAGCACCGAGGACGGCGCCGAGCTCCCCGAGCTTGTTCGCCAGCCACGCGACCGCCTGCGCGGGGTCGCCGAGCACGGCGCTCGTCGAGCCCTTCGCGACGAGCTCCCCGTTCTTGTAGAGCTCGACGTCGAGCGCCGTGAGGTCGAGCTCACCGAGCTCGGTGCGCGTCCGGCCGAGAACGAAGGCCGCCGACGAGGCGTTGTCCGCGATCGTGTCGCTCAGCGTGATCCGCCAGTTCTCGATGCGCGAGTCGATGAGCTCGAGCGCCGGGACGACGAAGCGCGTCGCGGCGCGCACGTCGCCGACCGTCACCCCGGGGCCCTTGAGCGGAGCGGCCAGCACGAAGGCGACCTCCGGCTCGACCCGAGGCTGCAGGAAGCGCTGCGCGCTCACCGACGCAGCGTCGTCGAGCGCCATGTCGTCGAGGAGGACCCCGAAGTCCGGCTCGAAGACGCCGAGCATCTCCTGCATCGCCTTCGCGGTGAGGCCGACCTTGTGGCCGACCACCCGACCTCCGGCAGCACGTCGCGCCTCGATGTTCAGCTGCTGCACGGCGTACGCGTCCTCGACGCCGAACGCCCCGTACGTCTCGGTCAGCGGAGGCACGGGCCGGCGATCTCGCTCGGCGACGGCGAGATCCTCGGCAGCACGTGCTCGTGTCGCGTGGTCCACGAGGCGATCGTACCGACGGGTCTCGCGAGCGCCAACCGTGCCGTTCCGGCGAGTGGAGTGTTGCGTGCGCCCGCGGCTCCTGGACGTCGCGCGGCTCGGGAGCGGACCGCGCGGCCGCTCGCGACGGCCGGTCGCGCCGCGCCGAGGCGGCGGCGCGACCGGGGCAGCTCGCCGAGACGAGCGCGCCGCTCGGCCCTCGCCTGCTGGCGCGAAGCCGTCCCCGGCTCAGTGGGTCAGGAAGTCGATGACGATGCGCGCGT
Coding sequences:
- a CDS encoding ABC transporter permease, with product MARAGSMAAEQLLGQGEPRYASALESRGRPSFYRRHERVLLGLASIVVVIAAWQVCSDLGVVNPLFASSPSLVARAGYHYVTSAAFGRDIGATGLAFAIGFALSVVAGVVIGFAIGWYRRVNYALDYLISFAYAAPRIALIPIIIVWFGIGVKASVAIVFLLAVFPVLVNTANGVRTVDPTLVEMARSLGVSRWDMFRTVLLPAAVPSIMTGIRLSVGLGLVGVIVAEFLASTAGIGYMMSNAASNYDTTKVFVGLVIMSVLGVVLTELFKRIEHYFDRWRPAGR
- a CDS encoding CocE/NonD family hydrolase, translating into MAATRRPAWLPEPIELEVTSRFGTVVRADAYLPEGSGPFPVLLAASPYQKALIGLPAYWAFPFRETGPIDLYLERGYAFVAVDVPGTGRSEGAWDLVSREEGLAVHDVIETVATQPWSTGRVGMIGQSAFCWSQWNVARTCPPHLATIVAYDGATDMYRDWMYHGGIPTTNFVSNWYTSVLSRHQDQGHDVFGSDRYKLIANILSHPFDDEWQRRRAPFWELDRVTIPVLSIGCWGKAGLHLRGNVVGFNRVAGPRKLLVVDAMSSREAFQLYSTRSFHEAEILPWYERYLKGVETGVEDLPPVRYKIPGRPGLRTARSWPPEDAQVVTWFLSGERSGALRSLNDGSLVDEVPERGPDATSWSYPDERWMLGTTTIEEGALDHLARVNTFASGPFREACEFTGDGKVVLFASSDQQDFDVAAKLSVVPAHGDQRGARRVAAGWLRASHRELDPSLSTDLRPFHRHERALPVEPGEVYELEIELLPYSFVVSPGERLVLELSNADSQVLDYVQIIYGEKWGTDTYHHSRRYPSRLVLQRRPTEEGP
- a CDS encoding ABC transporter ATP-binding protein encodes the protein MSTGVQSGDSAIAPERYDGAQPGGASRRSGLVVERVGIEYYVPRHESWYQAVQDVSFTADRGSFVSVIGPTGCGKSTLLRAVAGLVPYARGSITWNGERVTGPARTCAVVFQSPALLPWRSVARNVAFGLEARRLPRDEIDERTTQMLELVGLAAFRNAYPHELSGGMQQRINLARALAVDPELLLLDEPFSALDRQTREHMGDELLRIWEQTRKTAVLVTHQIDEAVYLSDKVVVLSPGPRSTVRSIVEVDRDLRRNPAKRHSLEFTEVVESIWQVLREGWFQAEATSG
- a CDS encoding ABC transporter substrate-binding protein, encoding MSRGRARRVGHRGLVVLLAACTALGALLTFAPLASAASGRAKARGAAGHKTLVHKKKAKPRSLFPVTFALPGASVDWGFLYLANRAGYFRDNGIKVTFDTVSVPAIVPGLVSGTFQATPLTGTVLRAALGGAPVVDVMTVENRDDAGLGVAPGISSVAQLAGKTIVTSPVGSSPYVTLKQLLVKAGVFGKVNILSLGTETAQETAFISGQAQAIFLSFDNVVTAVSKVRGAKILVTPLQAGPTGGYSGLAVSRSFLVQHGTVVLGLIKSILEGVKLVLTQPARTEKLIQSLFGYTKAQAKLLYNDIIHVYQLNPVPTKAELANDAALTSLSTGKSLSEADIASFWSTTMAARAYKELGCPKLCAPRRS
- a CDS encoding cupin domain-containing protein, translated to MTPPASDAPEPQATVFRFERQPLTTRKRVDRLCRSDLLVAAVQSVGSGGETNLHAHRHLDGFWFVLSGRARFYTTGDEVVAELGPNEGVLVPRGFPYWFERVGDEVLEILQVEASDQVITSHAQVLADRIDFAEPHPDLARAREAGE
- a CDS encoding IclR family transcriptional regulator is translated as MRCSKRESGSSVLDRAFRLLEAFGSDGASLSLAALAERSNLAKPTAYRLLSQLCAIGVVSRDGRNYRPGIRLFELGAGVPEAVRLRDLTQRFERNLFEITHETVHLAMRAGTEVLYLDKLCGNTNIAATRIGGRRPLYCTALGKALLAASPPEVLRATIEAGLRRYTRYTITDERRLVAEIDEVRRSGVAFDRGEFHLGIHCVAAPVVDPSRATALAISVTGPSAPRFDLDRLADHVRRTAQGISARLASTGTPSLSLLRQVREARDVRPPAPALSTASAR